A genomic window from Synechococcus sp. CBW1107 includes:
- a CDS encoding urease subunit beta: MIPGELFPEPGSLELNAGRPVTTIEVANRGDRPVQVGSHFHFHEANHALVFDREAARGQRLDIPAGTAIRFEPGDQRPVQLVPLAGARCVFGFNGLINGPLD, translated from the coding sequence ATGATTCCCGGAGAACTCTTTCCTGAACCCGGCAGCCTCGAGCTCAACGCCGGCCGGCCGGTCACCACGATCGAGGTGGCCAACCGGGGTGATCGTCCTGTGCAGGTGGGATCCCACTTCCACTTCCACGAGGCCAACCATGCCCTGGTCTTCGACCGGGAGGCGGCGAGGGGCCAGCGCCTCGACATTCCGGCCGGCACCGCGATCCGCTTCGAGCCAGGGGATCAGCGCCCCGTTCAGCTGGTGCCTCTGGCCGGAGCCCGCTGTGTGTTCGGCTTCAACGGTCTGATCAACGGCCCCCTCGACTGA
- the ureC gene encoding urease subunit alpha: MPYRMDRRAYAETYGPTTGDRLRLADTELILEVEDDFTTYGEEVKFGGGKVIRDGMGQAQTSRADGAVDTVITNALILDWWGIVKADVGLRDGRICAIGKAGNPDITDGVTIVVGPGTEAIAGEGHILTAGGIDTHIHFICPQQIETALASGVTTLLGGGTGPATGTNATTCTPGAFHLARMFQAAEGLPVNLGFYGKGNASTPEALEEQVRAGACGLKLHEDWGTTPAAIDCCLTVADQLDVQVCIHSDTLNEAGFVEDTIRAIGGRTIHTFHTEGAGGGHAPDIIRICGEANVLPSSTNPTRPYTRNTLEEHLDMLMVCHHLDAAIPEDVAFAESRIRRETIAAEDILHDLGAFSIIASDSQAMGRVGEVITRTFQTAHKMKVQRGTLPEDSAGAGRGRNDNVRLKRYVAKYTINPAIAHGLDSQIGSVEVGKLADLVLWKPGFFGVKPELVVKGGSIVWAQMGDANASIPTPGPVHGRPMFAAYGGALAPSCLTFLSQAALDDDLPRKLGLKRPCVPVVHTRGIGKAQMRNNSALPKVEVDPQTYEVFADGELLTCEPADELPMAQRYFLL, translated from the coding sequence ATGCCCTACCGGATGGATCGCCGGGCCTACGCCGAGACCTACGGCCCCACCACCGGCGACCGGCTGCGGCTGGCCGACACCGAGCTGATCCTGGAGGTGGAGGACGACTTCACCACCTATGGCGAGGAGGTGAAATTCGGCGGCGGCAAGGTGATCCGCGACGGCATGGGCCAGGCCCAGACCTCCCGCGCCGACGGGGCTGTGGACACGGTGATCACCAACGCCCTGATCCTGGACTGGTGGGGGATCGTCAAGGCCGATGTGGGCCTCCGCGACGGACGCATCTGCGCCATCGGCAAGGCCGGCAACCCCGACATCACCGACGGCGTGACGATCGTGGTGGGGCCCGGCACCGAGGCGATCGCCGGGGAGGGCCACATCCTCACCGCCGGCGGCATCGACACCCACATCCATTTCATCTGTCCGCAGCAGATCGAGACGGCCCTGGCTTCGGGCGTCACCACTCTGCTGGGCGGCGGCACCGGCCCGGCCACCGGCACCAATGCCACCACCTGCACCCCCGGGGCCTTCCATCTGGCCCGGATGTTCCAGGCTGCCGAAGGCCTGCCCGTGAACCTGGGCTTCTATGGCAAGGGCAACGCCAGCACGCCCGAGGCGCTCGAGGAGCAGGTGCGGGCCGGAGCCTGCGGTCTCAAGCTCCACGAAGACTGGGGCACCACCCCGGCGGCGATCGATTGCTGTCTCACCGTGGCCGACCAGCTCGACGTGCAGGTCTGCATCCACTCCGACACCCTCAATGAGGCGGGTTTTGTGGAGGACACGATCCGGGCGATCGGCGGCCGCACCATCCACACCTTCCACACCGAGGGGGCCGGCGGCGGCCATGCCCCGGACATCATCCGGATCTGCGGCGAGGCCAACGTGCTGCCCAGCTCCACCAACCCCACCCGCCCCTACACCCGCAACACGCTCGAGGAACACCTCGACATGCTGATGGTGTGCCACCACCTCGACGCGGCCATCCCCGAAGACGTGGCCTTCGCCGAATCGCGCATCCGCCGCGAAACCATTGCCGCCGAGGACATCCTCCACGACCTGGGGGCCTTCAGCATCATCGCCAGCGACTCCCAGGCCATGGGCCGGGTGGGTGAGGTGATCACCCGCACCTTCCAGACCGCCCACAAGATGAAGGTGCAGCGCGGCACCCTGCCGGAGGACAGCGCCGGTGCGGGCCGCGGCCGCAACGACAACGTGCGCCTCAAGCGCTATGTGGCCAAATACACGATCAACCCGGCGATCGCCCACGGCCTCGACAGCCAGATCGGCTCGGTGGAAGTGGGCAAACTGGCTGATCTGGTGCTCTGGAAGCCCGGCTTCTTCGGGGTCAAGCCGGAGCTGGTGGTCAAGGGGGGCTCGATCGTCTGGGCCCAGATGGGTGATGCCAACGCCTCGATCCCCACCCCCGGTCCGGTGCACGGACGGCCGATGTTCGCGGCCTACGGCGGTGCCCTCGCCCCCAGCTGCCTCACCTTCCTGAGCCAGGCGGCCCTCGACGATGACCTGCCCCGCAAGCTGGGCCTGAAGCGGCCCTGCGTGCCGGTGGTTCACACCCGTGGCATCGGCAAGGCCCAGATGCGCAACAACAGCGCCCTGCCCAAGGTGGAGGTGGACCCCCAGACCTATGAGGTTTTCGCCGACGGTGAACTGCTCACCTGCGAGCCCGCCGACGAGCTGCCGATGGCGCAGCGCTACTTCCTGCTCTGA
- a CDS encoding circularly permuted type 2 ATP-grasp protein produces MFTDYKPSKGYDEYFSAASEPRSALSPLLSSLGQLGIEEINRNHAAAGMLLKRLGATFRLNGSGERGGERILPFDPLPRLIRSGEWQRLELGLIQRLEAIDSFLGDVYGDQKILSDGVVPRADVESSQGWRPQMQGFKPPLGRWCHISGLDLIRDGQGTWRVLEDNLRCPSGVAYFLENRRVMKRMFPSLFAGRTVQPIDDYPSHLLQTLRDLAPWTDTPKVVLLTPGVFNSAYFEHSYLAQQMGIQLVEGRDLVCEGNRVWMRSTSGLEPVDVIYRRIDDDFLDPAVFRPDSMLGVRGLMEAYRAGRVAIANAPGTGVADDKLIYAYVPEMIRYYLGEEPIIENVPTYICSRPEDQAYVLAHLSELVVKSVAEAGGYGMLIGPHADQAEILSFSGKIKADPRNFIAQPTLELSTVPSLSEGELYPCHVDLRPYVLRGKGAWVSPGGLTRVALRRGSLVVNSSQGGGCKDTWIVDETSC; encoded by the coding sequence ATGTTCACCGACTACAAGCCCAGCAAGGGTTACGACGAGTATTTCAGCGCCGCCTCCGAGCCGCGCTCGGCCCTGAGTCCCCTGCTCTCGTCCCTCGGTCAGCTGGGGATCGAGGAGATCAACCGCAACCATGCCGCCGCCGGCATGTTGCTCAAGCGCCTCGGCGCCACCTTCCGCCTCAACGGCTCCGGTGAGCGGGGCGGTGAGCGGATCCTTCCCTTCGATCCCCTGCCGCGTCTGATCCGCTCGGGCGAATGGCAGCGGCTGGAACTCGGCCTGATTCAGCGGCTGGAAGCGATCGACAGCTTCCTGGGCGATGTCTACGGCGATCAGAAAATCCTCAGCGACGGGGTCGTGCCCCGGGCGGATGTGGAGAGCTCCCAGGGCTGGCGGCCCCAGATGCAGGGGTTCAAGCCGCCCCTGGGCCGCTGGTGCCACATTTCCGGGCTTGATCTGATCCGCGACGGCCAGGGCACCTGGCGGGTGCTGGAGGACAACCTGCGCTGCCCCTCGGGGGTGGCCTACTTCCTCGAGAACCGCCGCGTGATGAAGCGGATGTTCCCCAGCCTCTTCGCCGGCCGCACGGTGCAGCCCATCGACGACTATCCGTCGCACCTGCTGCAGACCCTGCGCGACCTGGCCCCCTGGACCGACACCCCCAAGGTGGTGCTGCTCACCCCCGGGGTCTTCAACAGCGCCTACTTCGAGCACAGCTACCTGGCCCAGCAGATGGGCATCCAGCTGGTGGAGGGTCGCGATCTGGTCTGCGAGGGGAACCGGGTCTGGATGCGCAGCACCTCCGGGCTCGAGCCGGTGGATGTGATCTACCGCCGGATCGACGACGACTTCCTCGATCCGGCCGTGTTCCGCCCAGACTCGATGCTGGGGGTGCGCGGGCTGATGGAGGCCTACCGGGCCGGGCGCGTGGCGATCGCCAACGCCCCCGGCACCGGTGTGGCCGACGACAAGCTGATTTACGCCTACGTGCCGGAGATGATCCGCTACTACCTGGGGGAGGAGCCGATCATCGAGAACGTGCCCACCTACATCTGCTCCAGGCCCGAAGACCAGGCCTATGTGCTCGCCCATCTCAGCGAACTGGTGGTCAAGTCGGTGGCCGAGGCCGGTGGCTACGGGATGCTGATCGGCCCCCATGCCGATCAGGCCGAGATCCTGTCCTTCTCCGGGAAGATCAAGGCCGATCCCCGCAATTTCATCGCCCAGCCCACCCTGGAGCTCTCCACCGTTCCCTCCCTCAGCGAGGGCGAGCTCTACCCCTGCCACGTCGATCTGCGTCCCTACGTGCTGCGTGGCAAGGGAGCCTGGGTGAGCCCAGGGGGACTCACCCGCGTGGCCCTGCGTCGGGGCTCCCTGGTGGTGAATTCCTCTCAGGGAGGGGGCTGCAAGGACACCTGGATCGTGGATGAGACCTCATGCTGA